The DNA segment AACTATTCAATTTTTCAGAGAGAGTGGTGATGGCGGAGAAGAAATGACCATGAATGTTTTGGGAAAAGAAGATGACCGTGTAAAATGTATATAAGAATATGTTCTTTTATTGAATAAAAAAACCaccaataaatattaaaagaattaaatctttgaaaaaatatatagcaTAATTTAGAAATATGATAAAGAAAACACCATAAATCTAGAAAACCATTTAACATATAGCTTCGATAGCGAGCCTTCTAGGAGCACTACTGCAATCTGGTGCTCCAAACTTTTCTGTTGAGACATCAATGGAACACTTCTCTTTTCCAACACATTCTTGTGTGAGAATATCAGCCGTGTTTTTACTTGATTCACAAGTTCCTTTTTCAAAAGATCCACAATTGCCATCTGGGTTACCAAAGGATGCAAATTTGATGGCAAAAACGGGTTTTCTGTCGCATGAAAGCTCAATAATTGTTTTCTCGTAGACGTTAGCACAAACACTTCCTACTCTAGTAGTTTGGAAACTGACAAGCGATTGGTTTCCTCCCATCTCTTCAAACAAAACTGGAGTGTTATCTCCTTCTGCATTCAAAAAAGAACGAGGAATATGGTACATgttcaagaaaataacaaagCAACAAAATCCATGTAAAGATTTCTCAGGttaaacattaacatattttattctaGAACCTAATAAGATGTAGAAAATGTACCATCTTTGTGTGGGTTCTCCACAATTGGTCAGACATTTTTCAGCATTATAAGCACCTCTATAATTACATTTTGCATCACAACCATTTTGGCTTGAAATGAATGCCCGGCCAATAACGCCCAATGTTGTTTCCATTGACCCAAGCTGTACCTTTTCCAAGTCCCATAAGATCGACAACAACTGGATCATTTCCCAAGGGAGACTTGAATGTAGCctgaaagaaaaaatggaatgaTTTGATTTGATATTGAATCAACAAGTGTTTGGTTtgttaacttatatataataacatCTGTTTACCTTATACTAAGTCATGGTTCGGTTAAATGGTACATTTTCAACTGACCATTTAGACATTTCTTCCGTTCTAAAGAGTTGGTTGTCAAACCCATTTAAACCGGTTTTATAGCTCCATTTATGAGCAGACAAGTTCTTAACTATAGTTTCATCACCATTTATTCCAGTAATAAAAATGGGTCCAGTGATTCCAGCCGGCTTACTTTCAAAGAAAGCACCATAGttctatcaaaaaaattgtcaaaaaattttattttcagttaaaatgtaaaaaaaaaagagatttaactttaaaaataaatacaagaTAAATAATATCTAAGAACTTACCGCAAGTCCCACAGTTATGCTAAGAAGAGCAATGACATTACGACCAGACTTAAACTTCACATCTTTCTCAAATACATAGTTAAATTTTCCATTCTCAACGTGTTGATTACCTACAAATATAAATCAAAGACTTTTTGGTAAGTTGGTGTTATTGAGATTtgtaaaacatatataagaGTTACTTACCAATATTTTTTCCATTGACGAAAGCGTGAAGGACATGAGCAGTACTGTTGACGCAAAGAGACATGGTTTTATTCACAAACGgatctattttttaaaacttaacgTTAATCATGTACCATAGATAATCACTTTGGTCATTAGTGACTACTTTCTGATCAAATAGTTGTGTCTGTGTAgattcttcttttcctttcaAAAGGAAGTTGTCCATGTTCTTTGGTCTCCATGACCATTTCAGAGTTGAAGGGGTATCTTCAGCTTCATTTGATTTCTTAACCATCATTGAAGTCTGAGTggtaatctgaaaatataaaaccaacaaaaaatgAACTTTGGTTACAACTTTGAATGAATAATGGTTGTTAGTACAAAAATTTAAAGtccacaaaagaaaattttaaataaaaaactttggCGGTGTTATAAGCCTCTTTTTTGCAATCCGGTAAAATGGTAAGAGACCAAGCCGGGACAACGTAAGATTCTCCTTGGAAACTAATTGTTGCATCTGAATTTTCATTTCCATTTCCAAAAAAGCAGCTTGATCCTATAAATTGTTGCCTATGTAATATTTTCATGATAAGTAATTATTTCAAGAATATACTGATAaaaaataacaagaatattaccGATGCAGAGTTTCCAAAGTCAATGGTGGAGATGTTTCCGTATGTGAGAGTTTTCTTTATAGAGTGAAGAACATCATAAAGTTGTTTCAAATGCCCGCATTTTGGTTGACTCAAATTACCTAATAGATTTTCCATGTAAGTAAAAATAGaaacttctaaaatatttttgt comes from the Brassica napus cultivar Da-Ae chromosome A7, Da-Ae, whole genome shotgun sequence genome and includes:
- the LOC106355166 gene encoding beta-galactosidase 15-like, with amino-acid sequence MENLLGNLSQPKCGHLKQLYDVLHSIKKTLTYGNISTIDFGNSASITTQTSMMVKKSNEAEDTPSTLKWSWRPKNMDNFLLKGKEESTQTQLFDQKVVTNDQSDYLCTAHVLHAFVNGKNIGNQHVENGKFNYVFEKDVKFKSGRNVIALLSITVGLANYGAFFESKPAGITGPIFITGINGDETIVKNLSAHKWSYKTGLNGFDNQLFRTEEMSKWSVENATFKSPLGNDPVVVDLMGLGKEGDNTPVLFEEMGGNQSLVSFQTTRVGSVCANVYEKTIIELSCDRKPVFAIKFASFGNPDGNCGSFEKGTCESSKNTADILTQECVGKEKCSIDVSTEKFGAPDCSSAPRRLAIEAIC